A portion of the Oncorhynchus nerka isolate Pitt River linkage group LG27, Oner_Uvic_2.0, whole genome shotgun sequence genome contains these proteins:
- the LOC135565435 gene encoding troponin I, fast skeletal muscle-like gives MSSSRRQHLKSLMLQIAQGFIEAEAIQAEEDKNIYMDENVPSFSVPESMQELQDLCKKLHQQIDAVDEQRYDTQSKVAKSDKEIEDLKIKLQDLKGKFRKPVLKKVRMSADAMLQALLGSKHKVSMDLRSNLKQVKKEVKEEVKDAADWRKNIEDKAGMDGRKKMFESDTV, from the exons ATGTCGTCGAGTCGCAGGCAACATCTCAAG AGCTTGATGCTCCAGATTGCCCAGGGGTTCATAGAGGCTGAGGCCATCCAGGCAGAGGAGGACAAAAACATCTACATGGATGAGAACGTCCCCTCCTTCTCCGTCCCTGAATCCATGCAGGAACTCCAG gatcTGTGTAAGAAGCTCCACCAGCAGATTGATGCAGTGGATGAACAGAGATATGACACGCAAAGCAAAGTAGCCAAGTCCGATAAGGAG atTGAGGATTTGAAGATAAAACTACAAGACCTGAAGGGCAAGTTCAGGAAGCCCGTCCTGAAGAAAGTCCGCATGTCTGCTGATGCTATGCTCCAGGCTCTGCTAGGCTCCAAACACAAGGTGTCCATGGATCTGAGGTCCAACCTGAAGCAAGTCAAGAAGGAGGTCAAGGAGGAG GTGAAAGATGCAGCTGACTGGCGTAAGAACATAGAGGACAAGGCTGGCATGGACGGTAGAAAGAAGATGTTTGAGTCCGACACTGTTTGA